In Microcoleus sp. AS-A8, one DNA window encodes the following:
- a CDS encoding DUF4340 domain-containing protein, which yields MKLQRTTLVLLITATLLGGAVYYSEIQRTQNQEATKTTKEPIFSFKEDQIQSVTLYTAQETLEFDRVNGKTTNWQMKQPKEAPASDAAVAFLLNLLAEGKSDRSFFVPTKERQEYGFDQPFATVKVQLNNKQNHRLILGKPDFNRSFMYAHVDSSPQSPDQLKVLLVPIDFEYAVNRPISEWQSQSEKPKSPKPSPTSATPKLSPSATPSPKPSSTTPSAKPSSSATPSPKPSTTPSAKPSSSVTPSPKPSSATASPKPSPSGEKPKPSPSAASTPKPSPTTPTPKPSSTTPSPKPSSTTPSPKPSASTASPKPSPSVEKPKSSPTTPSPKPSPSAEKPKPSATTASPKPSPSAEKPKPSPT from the coding sequence ATGAAGCTACAGCGGACAACTCTGGTTTTATTAATCACAGCAACATTACTGGGTGGTGCTGTTTATTACTCTGAAATTCAGCGTACCCAAAACCAGGAAGCGACTAAGACCACAAAAGAACCCATTTTTTCGTTTAAAGAAGACCAAATTCAATCTGTCACTCTTTACACCGCTCAAGAAACTTTGGAATTTGATCGGGTCAATGGGAAAACAACGAATTGGCAAATGAAGCAGCCCAAAGAGGCTCCAGCGAGTGATGCGGCTGTTGCCTTTTTGTTGAACTTGCTAGCAGAAGGAAAAAGCGATCGCTCTTTTTTTGTACCGACGAAAGAGCGTCAAGAGTATGGATTTGATCAACCCTTTGCCACAGTCAAGGTACAGCTAAACAATAAGCAAAATCATCGGTTAATTTTAGGCAAACCCGACTTTAATCGCAGTTTTATGTATGCTCATGTAGACTCATCACCACAATCACCTGATCAGTTAAAAGTTCTTTTAGTCCCGATAGACTTTGAGTATGCCGTAAATCGCCCGATTTCGGAATGGCAGAGCCAATCGGAAAAACCTAAGAGTCCAAAACCTTCACCGACTTCTGCAACTCCGAAACTTTCACCATCGGCGACTCCCAGTCCGAAGCCCTCATCAACAACTCCAAGCGCCAAACCTTCATCATCGGCGACTCCAAGCCCGAAACCCTCAACAACTCCAAGCGCCAAACCTTCATCATCGGTGACTCCCAGCCCGAAACCTTCATCAGCGACTGCCAGTCCCAAGCCTTCTCCATCTGGTGAAAAGCCGAAACCTTCACCATCGGCGGCTTCAACCCCGAAGCCCTCACCGACGACTCCCACTCCTAAGCCTTCATCAACAACTCCAAGCCCGAAACCCTCATCAACAACTCCAAGCCCGAAACCCTCAGCATCGACTGCCAGTCCCAAGCCTTCACCATCTGTTGAGAAGCCAAAATCCTCACCGACAACCCCAAGTCCCAAGCCTTCACCATCTGCTGAAAAGCCGAAACCCTCAGCGACAACTGCCAGTCCCAAGCCTTCACCATCTGCTGAAAAGCCGAAACCCTCACCAACTTAA
- a CDS encoding S-layer homology domain-containing protein → MVQSTLYVNPQTGKDTGTGNAQSPFKTLTRALTTASSGTTIQLSAGTYNAAGGEVFPLVVPTGVMVLGHEPSKGKGIVIVGSGKYNSPTFNAQNITLRLESKAQLRGVTVTNPVEKGTAVWVESTAPMVTNNTFTGCGREGVFVTGTGKPLILDNIFIQNASSGVFLVRNAKGEVRRNLCQKTGYGIAISDSAAPLVTDNNLVSNHSGIFLSRGARPVLRRNLIEKNTHGGLVITGESKPDLGSTQDPAGNILRDNGQVDLQNSTSLTLVSVGNQLNPARVSGPVTLGSAQVPTAMTGPALFSDLGNHWGAAFIQGLVTRGLILGFPDGTFKPEASITRAEYAAILAKTFDLPRQRGTGAGVFSDVPANFWASSAIRVAAGMGFISGFPDGTFRPQQNLTRVQALVSLVSGLGLGSGNANLLVFYSDRAQIPSYATEAIATATQQRLVVNYPKTNQLEPMRNITRAEIAALIYQALVSTGRAEAIASPYIVSPNLSLPSFSDIQQHWASEFVRRLANLNLVTGFADGSFKPDEPLSRAQYAALVVKVFNPTAIRPDTKFIDIPADFWALPVISQAYRGGFLSGYPDQTFHPQQSLRRIDLMASLVHGLSLPSADVKVLEIYEDHDSIPAYAKSAVAAATQAGIVVNYPNPKLLQLKQDASRALAIAFMYQALVRTGRVVASNSPYIVSGSTQPN, encoded by the coding sequence ATGGTTCAGTCCACTCTCTACGTCAACCCACAAACGGGTAAGGATACCGGTACTGGTAACGCTCAGTCCCCGTTCAAAACTTTAACGCGGGCACTCACCACCGCATCATCAGGAACGACCATTCAGTTATCAGCGGGAACTTACAATGCCGCTGGGGGAGAAGTGTTTCCTTTAGTTGTCCCCACTGGGGTGATGGTGCTGGGACATGAACCCAGTAAAGGCAAAGGAATTGTCATCGTGGGCAGTGGAAAATATAATAGCCCAACGTTTAATGCACAAAATATCACTCTGCGGCTGGAGTCGAAGGCTCAATTGCGGGGCGTAACAGTGACCAATCCCGTGGAAAAGGGAACCGCAGTTTGGGTTGAATCAACAGCACCGATGGTTACTAACAATACCTTCACAGGCTGCGGTCGTGAGGGGGTGTTTGTCACTGGCACAGGCAAACCCTTAATTCTGGATAATATATTTATCCAAAATGCATCCAGTGGTGTGTTTTTAGTCCGCAATGCTAAAGGGGAAGTACGACGTAATCTGTGTCAAAAAACCGGTTATGGCATTGCAATTAGTGATTCAGCGGCACCATTAGTCACAGATAACAATCTGGTGAGCAACCATTCGGGCATTTTCCTCTCCCGTGGCGCTAGACCTGTACTCCGTCGGAATTTGATTGAGAAAAATACCCATGGGGGTCTGGTGATTACAGGGGAGTCCAAACCCGATTTGGGCAGCACTCAAGACCCAGCCGGTAATATCCTGCGGGATAACGGTCAAGTTGATCTGCAAAATAGCACGTCTTTGACGTTGGTTTCGGTGGGAAATCAGCTCAATCCGGCACGAGTTTCGGGCCCTGTTACATTAGGCTCAGCTCAAGTTCCAACCGCCATGACGGGACCGGCTCTGTTTAGCGATTTGGGCAATCATTGGGGGGCAGCCTTCATTCAGGGATTGGTGACACGAGGGCTAATTCTGGGCTTTCCGGATGGAACGTTTAAGCCAGAAGCGAGCATCACGAGGGCGGAGTATGCGGCAATTCTGGCCAAGACGTTTGATTTGCCACGGCAACGGGGGACGGGAGCGGGGGTATTTTCCGATGTTCCGGCTAACTTTTGGGCGTCATCGGCGATTCGCGTTGCCGCCGGGATGGGGTTTATTTCCGGCTTTCCCGATGGCACGTTTCGTCCGCAGCAAAATTTGACGCGGGTACAGGCGCTGGTGTCGCTGGTGAGTGGGTTGGGACTGGGTAGTGGCAATGCTAACCTGTTGGTGTTCTACAGCGATCGCGCCCAAATTCCCAGTTACGCCACAGAAGCGATCGCCACCGCCACTCAACAACGACTTGTAGTGAATTATCCCAAAACCAATCAGCTCGAACCGATGCGTAACATTACTCGTGCTGAGATTGCGGCGTTGATTTATCAAGCCTTAGTCTCCACGGGACGAGCGGAGGCTATAGCTTCTCCCTACATTGTCAGCCCTAACCTATCCCTTCCTTCCTTTAGCGATATTCAGCAACACTGGGCATCTGAGTTTGTGCGTCGCCTCGCTAACCTGAACCTCGTCACTGGCTTCGCGGATGGCTCGTTTAAGCCCGATGAACCGCTCTCGCGAGCTCAGTATGCCGCCTTAGTCGTCAAAGTGTTTAACCCTACAGCGATTCGCCCAGATACCAAATTCATCGATATTCCGGCTGACTTTTGGGCCTTACCCGTGATTAGTCAAGCCTATCGCGGTGGATTTTTGTCCGGCTATCCTGACCAAACCTTCCACCCTCAACAAAGTTTGCGGCGGATCGATCTGATGGCTTCCTTGGTACATGGGCTTTCCTTACCCAGTGCAGATGTCAAAGTCTTGGAAATTTACGAAGATCACGATAGTATTCCAGCTTATGCTAAATCAGCGGTTGCTGCTGCCACTCAAGCCGGGATTGTGGTCAATTACCCCAACCCGAAGCTCCTACAACTTAAACAGGACGCTTCCCGTGCGCTGGCGATCGCGTTTATGTATCAGGCATTAGTGAGAACTGGTCGCGTGGTAGCTTCCAACTCACCTTATATTGTTTCAGGTTCAACGCAGCCGAATTGA
- a CDS encoding GNAT family N-acetyltransferase codes for MAINGSVEKATGSTKSDPLQVSSNSLSNIRLPDTLVTTYLQMTDWSQFRPAYLNYLDGMKLMCMGTPDVAFYRFLYSSVGEEWRWRERLSHSDEEIKALLLDPGTSVHVLYVNGVPAGYIELAERKEGPTGRFFSTEIVYFGLRSTYIGRGLGKHLLSHGIAYAWNRGTQRLWVHTCNLDGPHALNNYIKRGFKIYRVDKEPMPERYL; via the coding sequence ATGGCGATCAATGGCTCGGTCGAAAAGGCAACGGGAAGTACCAAAAGCGATCCGCTTCAGGTGTCTTCTAATTCTTTATCAAATATCCGTCTACCGGATACCCTGGTAACCACCTATCTGCAAATGACGGATTGGTCTCAATTCCGTCCAGCGTATCTTAATTACCTGGACGGCATGAAATTAATGTGCATGGGAACGCCCGATGTCGCCTTTTACCGTTTCTTGTATAGTTCTGTCGGTGAGGAATGGCGTTGGCGTGAACGACTATCTCACTCGGATGAGGAAATTAAGGCACTGCTGTTAGATCCCGGAACCAGCGTCCACGTTTTGTATGTTAATGGTGTACCTGCTGGCTACATCGAACTGGCAGAGCGCAAAGAAGGGCCGACAGGACGATTTTTCTCGACGGAGATTGTTTACTTTGGCCTGAGATCAACTTACATTGGTCGAGGTTTGGGTAAACATCTCTTGAGTCATGGCATCGCCTACGCTTGGAATAGAGGCACTCAACGCTTGTGGGTTCATACATGCAACTTAGATGGGCCCCACGCATTGAATAACTACATCAAGCGCGGCTTCAAAATTTACAGGGTTGATAAAGAACCAATGCCAGAACGTTATTTGTAG
- a CDS encoding ABC transporter ATP-binding protein translates to MIEVEHLSKIYASTPAIQDVTFKVEPGEILGFLGPNGAGKTTTMRILAGYLPATSGTARIAGYDVHENSMEIRRRIGYLPETPPLYREMTVEGFLHFVARIKGVVAGDRTERVNWTMERCNLTQKRKVLIRKLSKGFRQRVGIAQAIVHDPPAIILDEPTVGLDPRQIIDVRNLIKSLAGEHTIILSTHILPEVSMTCNRVAIINRGRIVATNSPENLMAQLAGGAGYELEVDGDAHQLQKLLQIVPGICMVELVKNPELPPQRSLLRIINAPGAEPGRDIASVTFGAGLGIHELRRTRVTLEDVFLELTTREQPIEPLDDEIEETEVTYKSEV, encoded by the coding sequence ATGATTGAAGTCGAGCATCTCAGCAAAATCTACGCTTCTACCCCAGCTATTCAGGATGTTACCTTCAAGGTCGAGCCTGGAGAAATCTTGGGTTTCCTAGGCCCAAATGGTGCCGGGAAAACAACCACCATGCGGATTTTAGCTGGATATTTACCCGCAACGAGTGGCACAGCCCGGATTGCTGGCTACGATGTACATGAAAATTCCATGGAAATCAGACGGCGGATTGGTTACTTGCCAGAAACGCCCCCCCTGTATCGAGAAATGACGGTTGAGGGATTTTTGCACTTTGTGGCGCGGATTAAAGGCGTTGTGGCGGGCGATCGCACCGAACGAGTCAACTGGACGATGGAACGCTGCAACCTAACCCAAAAGCGCAAAGTCCTGATTCGCAAACTGTCCAAAGGTTTCCGCCAACGTGTCGGGATTGCTCAGGCGATTGTCCACGACCCCCCGGCAATTATTCTCGATGAACCCACTGTAGGACTCGACCCTCGACAAATCATCGATGTCCGTAACTTAATTAAAAGCCTCGCTGGAGAGCATACAATTATCCTCTCGACCCATATTCTGCCAGAGGTGAGTATGACCTGTAATCGTGTCGCGATTATCAACCGAGGTCGCATTGTGGCTACCAATAGTCCTGAAAACTTGATGGCTCAATTGGCAGGAGGGGCAGGTTATGAACTAGAAGTAGACGGCGATGCCCATCAGTTACAAAAATTATTACAGATTGTGCCCGGAATCTGTATGGTCGAACTCGTTAAAAATCCCGAACTCCCCCCTCAGCGTTCCCTGCTTCGCATTATCAACGCCCCCGGTGCTGAACCCGGACGCGATATTGCGTCGGTTACCTTTGGGGCAGGATTGGGCATCCATGAACTGCGACGCACTCGCGTCACACTGGAAGATGTGTTTTTAGAACTGACAACCAGGGAACAACCCATCGAACCGTTGGATGATGAAATTGAAGAGACTGAGGTTACCTACAAATCTGAAGTGTAA
- a CDS encoding ABC transporter permease, whose translation MGVVIANILAIVRKELQGYFGSPLAYLVASIFWLLSGFFFVAILLSPDGILQQVAQRDQMGVPAPPLDVAYEFLNAFLGFLGPLTLFVLPVLSMGLYAEERKYGTLELLATSPITNWAVAVGKLLGVLAFFTFMILPLLVYEAIALSSTNPPLAPAAPLLAHAGLILLAASILSLGMFISSLTDSTIVAAFITFGLNIFLWVIGWVAQSVKGPIGEAIGHLSLLENYNNLVRGILDPSSLILFASYIILGIFLTAQYIDALRFQRT comes from the coding sequence ATGGGTGTCGTTATTGCCAACATTTTGGCGATCGTTCGCAAGGAATTACAAGGCTATTTTGGTTCGCCCTTGGCTTATTTAGTCGCCAGCATATTCTGGCTATTGTCGGGTTTCTTTTTTGTCGCGATTCTCCTAAGTCCAGATGGCATCCTTCAGCAAGTCGCACAGCGAGATCAAATGGGGGTACCCGCACCACCCCTGGATGTGGCTTATGAATTTTTAAATGCCTTTTTGGGCTTCCTCGGCCCCCTAACATTATTTGTATTGCCAGTTCTCTCGATGGGGCTATATGCCGAGGAACGTAAATACGGGACGTTAGAGCTATTGGCAACCTCTCCAATTACCAATTGGGCGGTGGCTGTGGGGAAATTATTGGGCGTGCTAGCGTTTTTCACATTCATGATCCTGCCCTTGCTGGTTTATGAAGCGATCGCACTCTCGTCTACCAATCCCCCCCTTGCCCCCGCCGCCCCCTTACTCGCTCACGCTGGATTAATCTTATTAGCGGCTTCAATTCTCTCGTTAGGAATGTTTATTTCCTCCCTCACCGACAGCACAATTGTGGCAGCTTTCATCACCTTTGGGCTGAATATTTTCCTGTGGGTGATTGGTTGGGTTGCCCAAAGTGTCAAAGGCCCCATCGGTGAAGCTATTGGTCATTTATCATTGCTGGAAAACTATAACAACCTCGTTAGAGGTATCCTCGACCCTAGTAGTCTAATTTTATTCGCCAGCTACATTATTCTGGGCATATTTTTAACGGCTCAGTATATCGATGCATTACGCTTCCAGCGCACTTAA
- a CDS encoding PCP reductase family protein has protein sequence MSSSDFMETLQWTTEAKAMLKNIPYFVRVQARKRIEQLTREAELDVVTPEMVEQARAEFGQ, from the coding sequence ATGAGCAGCTCTGATTTTATGGAAACCCTGCAATGGACAACTGAGGCGAAAGCCATGTTGAAAAATATTCCCTATTTCGTTCGTGTCCAAGCTCGAAAACGAATTGAGCAATTGACTCGTGAAGCGGAGTTGGACGTGGTAACCCCTGAAATGGTTGAGCAGGCAAGGGCTGAGTTTGGTCAGTAA
- a CDS encoding endo-1,4-beta-xylanase: protein MKYRLLIALIVCVWVPFLIMFRGSATPSITTLSAAPAAETSGPSLRSLAQKRGIGFGTSVDLGPFLNDPNYRQVLAREFQILVPENAWKFEFVHPNRDRYEFGQVDTLINFAKDNNMEVRGHPLVWHYSLPKWINEGNFSRDELIDILRTHVKTLVGRYRGQIPVWDVVNEAINRDGSLRDTIWLRNIGPEYIDMAFQWAHEADPQAKLFYGEYMTEEINQKSDGVYTLVSGLLQRGVPIDGIGFQSHLGLSYLPRLDSLAQNFDRFNQLGLEVQFTELDMKIQDGKGSLEERLAKQAKAYSDLLKVCLQAKKCTALITWGFTDRYTWIADVTGEVEAPLIFDASYRPKPAYNALKEVLSSSK, encoded by the coding sequence ATGAAGTACCGTCTATTAATTGCTTTGATTGTTTGTGTCTGGGTGCCATTTTTAATCATGTTTAGGGGCAGCGCTACACCATCAATAACAACCCTTTCAGCCGCACCCGCCGCAGAAACATCCGGGCCTTCGCTGCGTTCACTGGCCCAAAAGCGAGGAATAGGTTTCGGTACGTCAGTAGATTTGGGTCCCTTCTTGAACGATCCCAACTACCGACAGGTTCTAGCACGCGAGTTTCAAATCTTAGTCCCAGAAAATGCTTGGAAATTTGAGTTCGTGCATCCCAATCGTGATCGCTACGAGTTTGGGCAAGTCGATACATTAATCAACTTTGCCAAAGACAATAACATGGAAGTGCGTGGTCACCCTTTGGTCTGGCACTATTCATTACCTAAATGGATCAATGAAGGCAACTTCAGCCGGGATGAATTGATCGATATTTTACGAACCCACGTCAAAACGTTAGTCGGTCGTTATCGAGGCCAAATTCCTGTTTGGGATGTTGTGAATGAAGCCATCAATCGAGATGGCTCTTTGCGAGATACAATTTGGCTGCGGAACATTGGCCCTGAATATATTGATATGGCTTTTCAGTGGGCGCATGAAGCTGACCCACAAGCCAAGTTATTTTATGGGGAGTACATGACGGAGGAGATTAATCAAAAGTCAGACGGTGTCTATACTTTAGTTTCAGGCTTGCTACAGCGCGGTGTACCGATTGATGGGATAGGTTTCCAATCTCACTTAGGATTAAGCTATTTACCCAGACTGGACTCCCTTGCTCAGAACTTTGATCGATTCAATCAACTGGGTTTAGAGGTGCAGTTCACTGAATTGGATATGAAAATTCAGGATGGTAAGGGGAGTTTAGAAGAGCGCTTGGCAAAACAAGCGAAAGCTTATAGCGATCTCCTCAAAGTATGTTTACAGGCTAAAAAATGTACAGCACTCATTACTTGGGGATTTACAGACCGCTATACTTGGATTGCCGATGTGACGGGCGAGGTAGAGGCACCCCTCATTTTTGACGCCTCTTATCGCCCCAAGCCAGCTTACAACGCCCTTAAAGAAGTTTTAAGTTCTAGTAAGTAG
- a CDS encoding serine/threonine protein kinase → MIQPGLLLQDRYRVHQLLGKGGFGQTFEVDDGGTLKVLKILRAERFQSPEGKKKAVSLFQREALVLSRLQHPGIPRVEPDGYFTLADAKGEQLHCLVMEKIEGLNLKQWQSKRGNQPIPQEQAIAWLKQLADILAQVHQQELVHRDIKPTNIMIRPTGQLVLIDFGAVREITETFLQKQKQNATGTVIISAGYTPPEQAEGHAVAQSDFFALGRTFVYLVTGKHPNDFEKDPRTGRLQWRESSPHISRELADLIDYLMATFPGKRPQTPQMILRCLEEIVSPPPLPLPPPIVEQTRSSDSIPLKPKRLLSLISSFLPTTSTTSNAWAKARLRRTLTGHSDVVKAIAISPDGQTLISGSFDKTVKLWSLSTGEARNTLSDHTHRITSIAISPDGHTLATGSYDKTIRLWALNTGELLHTLAGRPDRVRYLAFSPNGQTLISSGDWEIKIWAVRTGKLLRILAGNSNSARIVALTPDGHTCAVASLDGTLELWNPHTGRLLRTFSNQLTEITSLAYSLDGQVLASGSSNAIHLWNPTTGKQLRGFSTQSSGTASITFNPDGKTLACASGKTIELWNWQTGKRLCTLSGHFRAVESVAFGLKGQILVSGSSDQTIKIWQPIS, encoded by the coding sequence ATGATTCAACCAGGCTTGTTACTTCAAGATCGCTACCGTGTGCATCAACTCCTGGGTAAAGGAGGTTTTGGTCAAACCTTTGAAGTGGATGATGGTGGGACTCTAAAAGTCCTAAAAATTCTCAGGGCAGAGCGTTTCCAAAGCCCGGAAGGTAAAAAAAAGGCCGTCTCTCTCTTCCAACGAGAAGCTTTAGTTTTGAGTCGGCTACAGCATCCCGGTATTCCTAGGGTTGAGCCTGATGGATATTTTACGCTGGCTGACGCGAAGGGTGAGCAACTGCACTGCCTGGTGATGGAGAAAATTGAGGGGTTGAATTTAAAGCAATGGCAGTCGAAACGCGGGAATCAACCCATCCCTCAAGAACAAGCGATCGCCTGGTTGAAACAACTCGCTGATATTCTGGCTCAAGTCCATCAACAAGAACTCGTCCACCGGGATATTAAACCAACCAATATCATGATCCGGCCTACTGGACAACTGGTCTTAATTGACTTTGGTGCGGTTCGGGAAATCACCGAGACTTTTTTACAGAAACAAAAACAGAATGCTACAGGAACCGTGATTATTTCAGCCGGTTATACTCCCCCAGAGCAAGCGGAGGGTCATGCTGTGGCGCAGTCGGATTTCTTTGCCTTGGGACGCACTTTTGTCTATTTAGTGACCGGTAAACACCCCAATGATTTTGAGAAAGACCCCCGCACCGGTCGGCTGCAATGGCGAGAGAGTTCCCCGCACATCTCGCGGGAATTGGCAGATTTAATTGATTACCTGATGGCGACATTTCCCGGTAAACGCCCTCAAACGCCACAGATGATTTTGCGTTGCCTTGAAGAGATTGTCTCCCCACCACCCCTGCCACTTCCCCCTCCGATTGTGGAACAAACGCGATCATCAGATTCCATTCCCTTAAAGCCGAAACGACTCTTGTCCTTAATTTCCAGCTTTCTGCCCACAACCAGCACAACCTCCAACGCTTGGGCCAAAGCCAGACTCCGCCGAACCCTGACGGGGCATTCGGATGTGGTGAAAGCGATCGCCATCAGCCCCGATGGTCAAACCTTAATCAGCGGCAGTTTTGACAAAACGGTTAAGTTATGGTCACTCAGCACCGGAGAAGCCCGAAACACCCTAAGCGACCATACCCACCGGATTACTAGCATTGCCATCAGTCCTGATGGTCACACTTTAGCCACGGGTAGTTATGACAAAACCATCCGGTTGTGGGCACTCAATACGGGGGAATTACTCCACACCCTCGCGGGTCGCCCGGATCGAGTTCGCTACCTGGCCTTTAGTCCCAATGGTCAGACTCTGATCAGTAGTGGGGATTGGGAAATCAAAATCTGGGCCGTCCGCACCGGCAAGCTACTGCGTATTTTGGCCGGAAACTCCAATTCAGCTCGGATAGTCGCGTTGACGCCCGATGGTCATACCTGTGCCGTTGCGAGTTTGGATGGCACCCTTGAGTTGTGGAATCCCCACACGGGCAGACTGCTTCGCACGTTTTCCAATCAGTTGACCGAAATTACATCCCTGGCCTATAGCCTGGATGGGCAAGTCCTTGCCAGTGGGAGTAGTAACGCGATCCACCTGTGGAACCCGACGACAGGCAAACAACTGCGAGGCTTTTCGACTCAGTCGAGTGGAACAGCGTCCATCACCTTTAACCCGGATGGTAAGACGCTTGCCTGTGCCAGTGGCAAAACGATTGAGTTGTGGAATTGGCAAACCGGAAAACGGCTATGTACTCTTTCGGGTCATTTTAGAGCTGTTGAGTCTGTTGCCTTTGGACTGAAGGGACAAATTCTGGTGAGTGGAAGTAGTGACCAGACGATCAAGATTTGGCAACCAATTTCCTAA
- a CDS encoding Gldg family protein, whose product MKTIAKKQKTNYFKYLFWLGPILSIMGLSARVVAGQWSPIALGLLIAGLVIIGLWLILVGSSPGFWGRRSTQAGTNAIIATLAMIIILGLINFLGVRYGQRIDLTDNQLFTLSPMSQRVVKTLQQPVKVWMFSGTPNPADLELLKNYRRYGSKLEYEFVNPQLKPGLAQKFNVKLPGEVHLEYGQDRKLVQTVDEAERLSEIKLTNSIEQLTSDRIDQVYFLQGHGERPLEEVEGGLSQAVSALKDKNFTPLPLNLAERSEVPKDASLVVVAGPKRALFEPEVQALNNYLSTGGSLLLMIDPEINAGLDSLLTAWGVNLDRQIVIDASGEGRGVGLGPATPLVTTYGNHPITRDFGNNYSLYPVARPVEVTPVQGVTETPLLRTSEESWAESTPETQPLQFDPKSDRPGPLTLAVALTRKAIPPSALPTPTPQATASPGASPSPTASPKGQVPASPTPTPQATASPGAFLSPTASPKGQAPASPTPTPQATASSGASPSPSPSPTAQASPSLVNEKPIDKRTSESRLVVIGNSSFSSNGWFEQQLNGDVFLNSVSWLSNRDDQTLSIRPKEQKNRRINLTSMQAGVLGWTGLLIMPLLGLMTAGVMWWRRR is encoded by the coding sequence ATGAAGACCATTGCCAAAAAACAGAAAACGAATTATTTTAAATACCTGTTTTGGCTCGGCCCCATCCTGAGCATCATGGGTCTAAGTGCCAGAGTGGTTGCTGGTCAATGGTCGCCAATCGCTTTGGGGTTGCTAATTGCTGGACTTGTAATTATAGGATTGTGGCTGATCTTGGTAGGCAGTTCACCCGGATTTTGGGGACGCCGTTCCACTCAAGCCGGAACTAATGCCATTATCGCCACCCTGGCAATGATTATAATTTTGGGGCTGATTAACTTTTTAGGGGTTCGCTATGGGCAGCGAATCGACTTAACAGACAACCAGCTATTTACGCTCTCGCCCATGTCGCAACGGGTGGTGAAAACGTTGCAGCAACCCGTGAAAGTTTGGATGTTTTCTGGGACGCCTAACCCAGCGGACTTGGAATTACTGAAAAATTACCGCCGCTATGGGTCTAAGTTGGAATATGAGTTTGTTAACCCGCAATTAAAACCGGGACTGGCTCAAAAGTTTAATGTTAAGTTACCTGGAGAAGTTCACCTAGAGTATGGTCAAGACCGAAAATTGGTACAAACGGTGGACGAGGCAGAGCGTCTCTCGGAAATCAAGCTGACCAATAGTATTGAACAATTGACGAGCGATCGCATTGATCAAGTTTACTTCCTACAAGGACATGGAGAACGCCCCTTAGAAGAGGTAGAAGGTGGACTTTCTCAAGCGGTAAGTGCCTTAAAAGATAAAAATTTTACCCCCCTACCTCTCAATTTAGCTGAGCGATCAGAAGTTCCCAAAGATGCTTCTCTGGTCGTTGTTGCCGGTCCTAAGCGGGCGCTGTTTGAGCCAGAAGTTCAAGCGTTGAACAATTATCTTTCTACAGGCGGTAGCTTACTATTGATGATTGACCCGGAAATCAATGCTGGACTGGATAGTTTATTAACCGCTTGGGGAGTCAATCTAGATCGTCAGATTGTGATTGATGCTTCAGGGGAAGGGCGTGGAGTTGGACTTGGCCCTGCCACACCACTGGTTACTACCTACGGGAATCATCCCATTACCAGGGATTTTGGAAATAACTACTCTCTCTATCCAGTCGCACGGCCGGTAGAGGTTACTCCTGTACAAGGCGTTACAGAAACTCCCCTGTTGCGGACTAGTGAAGAGAGTTGGGCTGAAAGTACCCCTGAGACACAACCCCTACAATTCGATCCAAAAAGCGATCGCCCTGGCCCTTTAACGCTAGCCGTTGCCTTAACCCGCAAAGCTATACCCCCGTCAGCGTTACCCACACCAACACCGCAGGCAACGGCAAGTCCTGGGGCTTCTCCTTCGCCAACAGCCTCCCCTAAAGGGCAAGTCCCAGCCTCACCCACACCAACACCGCAGGCAACGGCAAGTCCTGGGGCGTTCCTCTCGCCAACAGCCTCCCCTAAAGGGCAAGCCCCAGCCTCACCCACACCAACACCGCAGGCAACGGCAAGTTCGGGGGCTTCTCCTTCGCCGTCACCGTCTCCCACAGCACAAGCGTCCCCTTCATTAGTCAATGAAAAACCGATTGATAAGAGGACATCTGAGTCAAGACTCGTTGTCATCGGCAACTCCAGTTTTAGTAGCAATGGTTGGTTTGAGCAGCAACTGAATGGAGATGTTTTTCTCAACTCCGTTAGTTGGTTAAGCAATCGGGACGATCAAACCTTGTCTATCCGTCCCAAAGAACAGAAAAACCGTCGCATTAACTTAACATCCATGCAAGCTGGAGTACTCGGTTGGACGGGATTATTGATTATGCCCTTACTAGGTTTGATGACAGCAGGAGTCATGTGGTGGCGACGCCGTTAA